Proteins found in one Muntiacus reevesi chromosome 2, mMunRee1.1, whole genome shotgun sequence genomic segment:
- the ZC3H4 gene encoding zinc finger CCCH domain-containing protein 4 isoform X1, with protein MEAAPGTPPLPPSESPPPPSPPPPSTPSPPLCSPDACLATPHLLHRLPLPDDREDGELEEGELEDDGAEETQDTSGGPERSRKEKGEKHHSDSDEEKSHRRLKRKRKKEREKEKRRSKKRRKSKHKRHASSSDDFSDFSDDSDFSPSEKGHRKYREYSPPYAPSHQQYPPSHTTPLPKKSYSKMDSKGYGMYDDYENEQYGEYEGDEEEDLGKDDYDDFTKELNQYRRAKEGSSRGRGNRGRGRGYRGRGSRGGSRGRGMGRGSRGRGRGSVGGDHPEDEEDFYEEEMDYGESEEPMGDEDYDDYSKELNQYRRSKDSRGRGLSRGRGRGSRGRGKGMGRGRGRGGSRGGMNKGGMNDDEDFYDDDMGDGGGSYRRSDHDKPHQQSDKKGKVICKYFVEGRCTWGDHCNFSHDIELPKKRELCKFYITGFCARAENCPYMHGDFPCKLYHTTGNCINGDDCMFSHDPLTEETRELLDKMLADDAEAGAEDEKEVEELKKQGINPLPKPPPGVGLLPTPPRPPGPPAPTSPNGRPMQGGPPPPPPPPPPPPGPPQMPLPAHEPLSPQQLQQQQDMYNKKIPSLFEIVVRPTGQLAEKLGVRFPGPGGPPGPMGPGPNMGPPGPMGGPMHPDMHPDMHPDMHPDMHPDMHPDMPMGPGMNPGPPMGPGGPPMMPYGPGDSPHSGMMPPIPPAQNFYENFYQQQEGMEMEPGLIGDAEDYGHYEELPGEPGEHLFPEHPLEPDSFSEGGPPGRPKPGAGVPDFLPSAQRALYLRIQQKQQEEERARRLAESSKQDRENEEGDTGNWYSSDEDEGGSSVTSILKTLRQQTSSRPQASVGELSSSGLGDPRLQKGHSTGGRLADPRLSRDPRLSRHAEASSGSGPGDTGPSDPRLARSLPSSKPDGGLHSSPAGPGGSKGSGPPPAEEEEGERALREKAVNIPLEPLPGHPLRDPRSQLQQFSHIKKAVTLSRPSFARTVLWSPEDLIPLPLPKQEVAPPVPAALQSLPALDPRLHRAATSGPPNPRQRAGNSTDGGAAGSSLPDFELLSRILKTVNVTGPLATPGSGDKPSDPRVRKTPTDPRLQKPTDSATASSRAAKPGPAEVPSPAASPSGESSPPATAPYDPRVLAAGGLGQGGGGGQSSVLSGISLYDPRTPNAGGKAAESAADVGAQPKGPEGNGRSSAAAKAKEPPFVRKSALEQPESGKPGADGATATDRYNSYNRPRPKAAAAPAAAVGAPSAEGSLPQPGVHNLPVPTLFGTVKPAPKTGSGSPFAGNSPAQEGEQDAGSLKDVFKGFDPTASPFCQ; from the exons ATGGAGGCCGCGCCCGGGACCCCCCCGCTGCCGCCATCAGagtcgccgccgccgccatcGCCACCACCGCCATCAACGCCTTCGCCTCCTCTGTGTTCCCCCGACGCCTGCCTGGCTACCCCGCACCTCCTCCACCGCCTCCCGCTCCCTGACGACAG GGAAGATGGTGAGTTGGAAGAAGGCGAGCTGGAAGATGACGGGGCCGAGGAGACTCAGGACACCTCCGGGGGCCCCGAGAGGAGCCgtaaggagaagggggagaagcACCACAGCGACTCGGACGAGGAGAAGTCTCACCGGAGGCTGAAGCGGAAGCGCAAGAAAGAGcgggagaaggagaagaggaggtccaagaagaggaggaaatccaAGCATAAA CGCCACGCTTCCTCCAGCGACGACTTCTCGGACTTCTCGGACGACTCGGACTTCAGCCCCAGCGAGAAGGGGCACCGCAAATACCGAGAGTACAGCCCCCCCTACGCACCG TCCCACCAGCAGTACCCTCCTTCTCACACAACACCCCTGCCCAAGAAGTCCTACTCCAAGATGGACAGCAAAGGCTACGGCATGTACGACGACTACGAGAACGAGCAGTACGGGGAGTACGAGGGCGACGAGGAGGAAGACCTGGGCAAGGACGATTACGACGACTTCACCAAAGAGCTGAACCAGTACCGGCGCGCCAAGGAGGGCAGCAGCCGGGGCCGAG GCAACCGGGGCCGAGGCAGGGGCTACCGAGGCCGAGGCAGCCGCGGAGGGTCTCGAGGCCGAGGCATGGGCAGGGGCAGCCGAGGCAGGGGCAGAGGCTCCGTGGGAGGAGACCACCCGGAGGATGAAGAGGACTTCTACGAGGAAGAGATGGAT TATGGAGAGAGTGAGGAGCCGATGGGAGATGAGGACTATGACGATTATTCCAAGGAGCTGAACCAGTACCGCCGGTCCAAGGACAGCCGAGGGCGAG GGTTAAGTCGAGGCCGTGGCCGGGGTTCCCGAGGTCGAGGGAAAGGGATGGGTCGGGGCCGTGGTCGAGGAGGCAGCCGAGGTGGGATGAACAAGGGCGGGATGAACGATGACGAAGACTTCTACGACGATGACATGGGT GATGGTGGCGGGAGCTACCGGAGGAGTGACCACGACAAGCCCCACCAGCAGTCTGACAAGAAAGGCAAAGTCATCTGCAAATACTTCGTGGAAGGGCGGTGCACGTGG GGAGACCACTGTAATTTTAGCCACGACATCGAGCTACCAAAGAAGCGAGAACTGTGCAAGTTTTACATCACTGGGTTTTGTGCCAGAGCCGAGAACTGCCCCTACATGCATG GTGATTTCCCGTGTAAGCTGTACCACACGACTGGGAACTGTATCAACGGTGACGACTGCATGTTTTCTCACGACCCCCTAACCGAGGAGACCCGAGAGCTCTTGGACAAG ATGCTGGCGGACGATGCGGAGGCGGGCGCCGAGGATGAGAAGGAGGTGGAGGAGCTGAAGAAACAGGGCATCAACCCCCTGCCCAAGCCACCCCCCGGCGTGGGCCTcctgcccaccccgccccgcccacccGGCCCACCGGCCCCCACGTCTCCAAATGGCCGGCCCATGCAGGgcggccccccgcccccacccccacccccgcctccgccCCCTGGACCCCCTCAGATGCCCCTGCCAGCGCACGAGCCGCTGTCCccgcagcagctgcagcagcagcaggacatgTACAATAAGAAGATCCCCTCCTTGTTCGAGATTGTGGTGCGGCCCACGGGGCAACTGGCTGAGAAGCTGGGCGTGAG GTTCCCTGGACCCGGAGGACCCCCTGGGCCAATGGGTCCTGGGCCCAACATGGGACCCCCAGGGCCGATGGGGGGCCCAATGCATCCTGACATGCACCCTGATATGCACCCGGATATGCACCCGGACATGCACCCCGACATGCACCCCGATATGCCGATGGGCCCCGGCATGAACCCTGGCCCGCCCATGGGCCCTGGCGGCCCGCCCATGATGCCCTATGGTCCCGGAGACTCCCCACATTCTGGAATGATGCCCCCCATCCCGCCAGCCCAGAACTTCTATGAAAACTTCTACCAGCAGCAGGAGGGCATGGAGATGGAGCCGGGACTCATTGGGGATGCAG AGGACTACGGGCACTACGAAGAGCTGccgggggagcctggggagcacCTCTTCCCCGAGCACCCTCTGGAGCCAGACAGCTTCTCTGAGGGAGGGCCCCCAGGCCGGCCGAAGCCAGGCGCCGGTGTCCCTGACTTCCTGCCCTCGGCCCAGAGGGCCCTGTACCTGAGGATccagcagaagcagcaggaggaggagagagcgaggaggctggctgagagcagCAAGCAGGACCGGGAGAATGAGGAAG GTGACACTGGAAACTGGTACTCAAGCGATGAGGATGAAGGTGGGAGCAGTGTCACCTCCATCCTGAAGACGCTGAGGCAGCAGACGTCCAGCCGGCCCCAGGCTTCTGTTGGGGAGCTGAGCAGCAGTGGGCTGGGGGATCCCCGCCTCCAGAAGGGACACTCCACGGGAGGCCGACTGGCTGACCCCCGCCTCAGCCGGGACCCCAGGCTCTCCCGCCATGCTGAGGCTTCCAGCGGGTCAGGCCCAGGTGACACTGGACCCTCTGACCCGAGACTGGCTCGCTCCCTACCCAGCTCCAAGCCCGATGGCGGCTTGCATTCCAGCCCAGCCGGTCCCGGGGGCTCCAAGGGGTCTGGGCCACCCCCGGCggaagaagaggaaggggagCGGGCCCTTAGGGAGAAGGCCGTCAACATTCCCCTGGAGCCGCTCCCTGGGCACCCGCTACGGGACCCGCGGTCACAGCTGCAGCAGTTCAGCCACATCAAGAAGGCCGTGACCCTGAGCCGGCCCAGCTTCGCCCGcactgtgctctggagccccgaGGACTTGATCCCACTGCCCCTGCCCAAGCAGGAGGTGGCGCCCCCCGTGCCTGCCGCCCTGCAGTCTCTGCCGGCGCTGGATCCCAGGCTGCACCGCGCCGCCACCTCAGGGCCCCCCAATCCCCGGCAGCGTGCGGGCAACTCCACAGATGGCGGCGCGGCTGGCTCCAGCCTGCCTGACTTTGAGCTCCTCTCTCGCATCCTCAAGACTGTCAACGTCACCGGCCCCTTGGCCACCCCTGGCTCCGGCGACAAGCCCAGTGACCCCCGAGTGCGGAAGACACCCACCGACCCCCGGCTGCAGAAACCCACAGACTCCGCCACTGCCTCTTCCCGGGCAGCCAAACCCGGCCCCGCCGAGGTCCCCTCTCCAGCCGCCAGCCCCAGCGGGGAGTCCTCCCCGCCGGCCACTGCCCCCTACGACCCCCGCGTGCTGGCAGCCGGCGGCCTGGGCCAGGGTGGCGGGGGCGGCCAGAGCAGCGTGCTGAGCGGCATCAGCCTCTACGACCCCAGGACTCCCAACGCGGGGGGCAAAGCTGCAGAGTCGGCCGCCGACGTGGGCGCCCAGCCCAAGGGCCCTGAGGGCAATGGCAGGAGCTCCGCTGCCGCCAAGGCCAAGGAGCCCCCGTTTGTCCGCAAGTCTGCCCTGGAACAGCCCGAGTCCGGGAAGCCTGGGGCCGATGGGGCCACGGCCACGGACAGATACAACAGTTACAATCGGCCCCGGCCCAAGGCCGCCGCAGCCCCCGCTGCCGCTGTGGGTGCCCCGTCAGCAGAGGGCAGCCTACCCCAGCCCGGCGTGCACAACCTGCCCGTGCCCACCCTCTTCGGGACCGTGAAACCGGCACCTAAGACGGGCTCCGGAAGCCCATTTGCTGGCAACAGCCCAGCCCAAGAGGGTGAGCAGGACGCTGGGTCCCTGAAAGATGTGTTTAAAGGCTTCGACCCCACCGCCTCCCCCTTCTGCCAGTAG
- the ZC3H4 gene encoding zinc finger CCCH domain-containing protein 4 isoform X3 has product MPPTFRDTSAAVWEDGELEEGELEDDGAEETQDTSGGPERSRKEKGEKHHSDSDEEKSHRRLKRKRKKEREKEKRRSKKRRKSKHKRHASSSDDFSDFSDDSDFSPSEKGHRKYREYSPPYAPSHQQYPPSHTTPLPKKSYSKMDSKGYGMYDDYENEQYGEYEGDEEEDLGKDDYDDFTKELNQYRRAKEGSSRGRGNRGRGRGYRGRGSRGGSRGRGMGRGSRGRGRGSVGGDHPEDEEDFYEEEMDYGESEEPMGDEDYDDYSKELNQYRRSKDSRGRGLSRGRGRGSRGRGKGMGRGRGRGGSRGGMNKGGMNDDEDFYDDDMGDGGGSYRRSDHDKPHQQSDKKGKVICKYFVEGRCTWGDHCNFSHDIELPKKRELCKFYITGFCARAENCPYMHGDFPCKLYHTTGNCINGDDCMFSHDPLTEETRELLDKMLADDAEAGAEDEKEVEELKKQGINPLPKPPPGVGLLPTPPRPPGPPAPTSPNGRPMQGGPPPPPPPPPPPPGPPQMPLPAHEPLSPQQLQQQQDMYNKKIPSLFEIVVRPTGQLAEKLGVRFPGPGGPPGPMGPGPNMGPPGPMGGPMHPDMHPDMHPDMHPDMHPDMHPDMPMGPGMNPGPPMGPGGPPMMPYGPGDSPHSGMMPPIPPAQNFYENFYQQQEGMEMEPGLIGDAEDYGHYEELPGEPGEHLFPEHPLEPDSFSEGGPPGRPKPGAGVPDFLPSAQRALYLRIQQKQQEEERARRLAESSKQDRENEEGDTGNWYSSDEDEGGSSVTSILKTLRQQTSSRPQASVGELSSSGLGDPRLQKGHSTGGRLADPRLSRDPRLSRHAEASSGSGPGDTGPSDPRLARSLPSSKPDGGLHSSPAGPGGSKGSGPPPAEEEEGERALREKAVNIPLEPLPGHPLRDPRSQLQQFSHIKKAVTLSRPSFARTVLWSPEDLIPLPLPKQEVAPPVPAALQSLPALDPRLHRAATSGPPNPRQRAGNSTDGGAAGSSLPDFELLSRILKTVNVTGPLATPGSGDKPSDPRVRKTPTDPRLQKPTDSATASSRAAKPGPAEVPSPAASPSGESSPPATAPYDPRVLAAGGLGQGGGGGQSSVLSGISLYDPRTPNAGGKAAESAADVGAQPKGPEGNGRSSAAAKAKEPPFVRKSALEQPESGKPGADGATATDRYNSYNRPRPKAAAAPAAAVGAPSAEGSLPQPGVHNLPVPTLFGTVKPAPKTGSGSPFAGNSPAQEGEQDAGSLKDVFKGFDPTASPFCQ; this is encoded by the exons ATGCCACCCACATTCAGAGACACAAGTGCAGCAGTTTG GGAAGATGGTGAGTTGGAAGAAGGCGAGCTGGAAGATGACGGGGCCGAGGAGACTCAGGACACCTCCGGGGGCCCCGAGAGGAGCCgtaaggagaagggggagaagcACCACAGCGACTCGGACGAGGAGAAGTCTCACCGGAGGCTGAAGCGGAAGCGCAAGAAAGAGcgggagaaggagaagaggaggtccaagaagaggaggaaatccaAGCATAAA CGCCACGCTTCCTCCAGCGACGACTTCTCGGACTTCTCGGACGACTCGGACTTCAGCCCCAGCGAGAAGGGGCACCGCAAATACCGAGAGTACAGCCCCCCCTACGCACCG TCCCACCAGCAGTACCCTCCTTCTCACACAACACCCCTGCCCAAGAAGTCCTACTCCAAGATGGACAGCAAAGGCTACGGCATGTACGACGACTACGAGAACGAGCAGTACGGGGAGTACGAGGGCGACGAGGAGGAAGACCTGGGCAAGGACGATTACGACGACTTCACCAAAGAGCTGAACCAGTACCGGCGCGCCAAGGAGGGCAGCAGCCGGGGCCGAG GCAACCGGGGCCGAGGCAGGGGCTACCGAGGCCGAGGCAGCCGCGGAGGGTCTCGAGGCCGAGGCATGGGCAGGGGCAGCCGAGGCAGGGGCAGAGGCTCCGTGGGAGGAGACCACCCGGAGGATGAAGAGGACTTCTACGAGGAAGAGATGGAT TATGGAGAGAGTGAGGAGCCGATGGGAGATGAGGACTATGACGATTATTCCAAGGAGCTGAACCAGTACCGCCGGTCCAAGGACAGCCGAGGGCGAG GGTTAAGTCGAGGCCGTGGCCGGGGTTCCCGAGGTCGAGGGAAAGGGATGGGTCGGGGCCGTGGTCGAGGAGGCAGCCGAGGTGGGATGAACAAGGGCGGGATGAACGATGACGAAGACTTCTACGACGATGACATGGGT GATGGTGGCGGGAGCTACCGGAGGAGTGACCACGACAAGCCCCACCAGCAGTCTGACAAGAAAGGCAAAGTCATCTGCAAATACTTCGTGGAAGGGCGGTGCACGTGG GGAGACCACTGTAATTTTAGCCACGACATCGAGCTACCAAAGAAGCGAGAACTGTGCAAGTTTTACATCACTGGGTTTTGTGCCAGAGCCGAGAACTGCCCCTACATGCATG GTGATTTCCCGTGTAAGCTGTACCACACGACTGGGAACTGTATCAACGGTGACGACTGCATGTTTTCTCACGACCCCCTAACCGAGGAGACCCGAGAGCTCTTGGACAAG ATGCTGGCGGACGATGCGGAGGCGGGCGCCGAGGATGAGAAGGAGGTGGAGGAGCTGAAGAAACAGGGCATCAACCCCCTGCCCAAGCCACCCCCCGGCGTGGGCCTcctgcccaccccgccccgcccacccGGCCCACCGGCCCCCACGTCTCCAAATGGCCGGCCCATGCAGGgcggccccccgcccccacccccacccccgcctccgccCCCTGGACCCCCTCAGATGCCCCTGCCAGCGCACGAGCCGCTGTCCccgcagcagctgcagcagcagcaggacatgTACAATAAGAAGATCCCCTCCTTGTTCGAGATTGTGGTGCGGCCCACGGGGCAACTGGCTGAGAAGCTGGGCGTGAG GTTCCCTGGACCCGGAGGACCCCCTGGGCCAATGGGTCCTGGGCCCAACATGGGACCCCCAGGGCCGATGGGGGGCCCAATGCATCCTGACATGCACCCTGATATGCACCCGGATATGCACCCGGACATGCACCCCGACATGCACCCCGATATGCCGATGGGCCCCGGCATGAACCCTGGCCCGCCCATGGGCCCTGGCGGCCCGCCCATGATGCCCTATGGTCCCGGAGACTCCCCACATTCTGGAATGATGCCCCCCATCCCGCCAGCCCAGAACTTCTATGAAAACTTCTACCAGCAGCAGGAGGGCATGGAGATGGAGCCGGGACTCATTGGGGATGCAG AGGACTACGGGCACTACGAAGAGCTGccgggggagcctggggagcacCTCTTCCCCGAGCACCCTCTGGAGCCAGACAGCTTCTCTGAGGGAGGGCCCCCAGGCCGGCCGAAGCCAGGCGCCGGTGTCCCTGACTTCCTGCCCTCGGCCCAGAGGGCCCTGTACCTGAGGATccagcagaagcagcaggaggaggagagagcgaggaggctggctgagagcagCAAGCAGGACCGGGAGAATGAGGAAG GTGACACTGGAAACTGGTACTCAAGCGATGAGGATGAAGGTGGGAGCAGTGTCACCTCCATCCTGAAGACGCTGAGGCAGCAGACGTCCAGCCGGCCCCAGGCTTCTGTTGGGGAGCTGAGCAGCAGTGGGCTGGGGGATCCCCGCCTCCAGAAGGGACACTCCACGGGAGGCCGACTGGCTGACCCCCGCCTCAGCCGGGACCCCAGGCTCTCCCGCCATGCTGAGGCTTCCAGCGGGTCAGGCCCAGGTGACACTGGACCCTCTGACCCGAGACTGGCTCGCTCCCTACCCAGCTCCAAGCCCGATGGCGGCTTGCATTCCAGCCCAGCCGGTCCCGGGGGCTCCAAGGGGTCTGGGCCACCCCCGGCggaagaagaggaaggggagCGGGCCCTTAGGGAGAAGGCCGTCAACATTCCCCTGGAGCCGCTCCCTGGGCACCCGCTACGGGACCCGCGGTCACAGCTGCAGCAGTTCAGCCACATCAAGAAGGCCGTGACCCTGAGCCGGCCCAGCTTCGCCCGcactgtgctctggagccccgaGGACTTGATCCCACTGCCCCTGCCCAAGCAGGAGGTGGCGCCCCCCGTGCCTGCCGCCCTGCAGTCTCTGCCGGCGCTGGATCCCAGGCTGCACCGCGCCGCCACCTCAGGGCCCCCCAATCCCCGGCAGCGTGCGGGCAACTCCACAGATGGCGGCGCGGCTGGCTCCAGCCTGCCTGACTTTGAGCTCCTCTCTCGCATCCTCAAGACTGTCAACGTCACCGGCCCCTTGGCCACCCCTGGCTCCGGCGACAAGCCCAGTGACCCCCGAGTGCGGAAGACACCCACCGACCCCCGGCTGCAGAAACCCACAGACTCCGCCACTGCCTCTTCCCGGGCAGCCAAACCCGGCCCCGCCGAGGTCCCCTCTCCAGCCGCCAGCCCCAGCGGGGAGTCCTCCCCGCCGGCCACTGCCCCCTACGACCCCCGCGTGCTGGCAGCCGGCGGCCTGGGCCAGGGTGGCGGGGGCGGCCAGAGCAGCGTGCTGAGCGGCATCAGCCTCTACGACCCCAGGACTCCCAACGCGGGGGGCAAAGCTGCAGAGTCGGCCGCCGACGTGGGCGCCCAGCCCAAGGGCCCTGAGGGCAATGGCAGGAGCTCCGCTGCCGCCAAGGCCAAGGAGCCCCCGTTTGTCCGCAAGTCTGCCCTGGAACAGCCCGAGTCCGGGAAGCCTGGGGCCGATGGGGCCACGGCCACGGACAGATACAACAGTTACAATCGGCCCCGGCCCAAGGCCGCCGCAGCCCCCGCTGCCGCTGTGGGTGCCCCGTCAGCAGAGGGCAGCCTACCCCAGCCCGGCGTGCACAACCTGCCCGTGCCCACCCTCTTCGGGACCGTGAAACCGGCACCTAAGACGGGCTCCGGAAGCCCATTTGCTGGCAACAGCCCAGCCCAAGAGGGTGAGCAGGACGCTGGGTCCCTGAAAGATGTGTTTAAAGGCTTCGACCCCACCGCCTCCCCCTTCTGCCAGTAG